The genome window GACATCGACAGCGACCGCCCGGCGGCGTTCAGTGAAGCCGACCGGGTCTTCCTGGAAGAGGTGGCCGCCCTCATCGCCGCCCAGGTGTCCTCCAGGGCTCCCACCTAGCCCACCCGAGGACCGGCACCGGCCGGGAGGCCGTCAACGTGGCGGCTCCTTCGCTGAGCAGGCCGTCGACATGGGGGGTCCTCGCCCGGCCGGCCCGCTCGCGTCGTCCGCCCGTCCGGGAGCGGTCACCCTCGTCCGGAGCCGTCACAGAGGAGCACGCGCACGGCTGAGCCCGCCATCGTCACGGAGGACCTGGTCCGCACCTTTCGCGGCCGCCGCTCCCCGGCCAACCCCACCGGGGCCCCGGTCGTGGCCCTGGACCGGGTCTCCCTGGAGGTGCAGGAGGGGGAGCTGTTCGGCCTGCTGGGGCCCAACGGGGCAGGGAAGACCACGCTCATCAAAGTGCTGGTGACCCTGCTCCTGCCCACGGCGGGGCGGGCCCTGGTCGACGGCTTCGACGTCGTCCGCCAGGCTCCGCAGGTGCGCGAGCGCATCAGCGTCGTCTCGGGCGGAGAGCACTCGGGGTACGGGCTGCTCACCGTCCGCGAGCAGCTCTGGATGTTCGCCCAGTTCTATGGCATCCCCACCCGGCAGGCGCTGGCCCGCATCGACGAGCTGCTGGCCGTGGTGGGCCTGACCGAAGAGCGGGACCGCAAGGTGCAGCAGCTCAGCACGGGGATGCGGCAGAAGATGAACCTGGTGCGGGGGCTGCTGCCCGACCCGCGGATCCTCTTCCTCGACGAACCGACGCTGGGCCTGGACGTGGAGGTGGCCCGGGTGATCCGCGCCTACGTGCAGCAGTGGCCTCGTGAACGGGCGGGCCGCACCATCCTGCTCACCACCCACTACATGGCCGAGGCGGAGGAGCTGTGCGACCGCATCGCCATCATCCACCAGGGGCGCATCATCGCCTGCGACACGCCGGCGGGGCTCAAGCGCGCGGCGGCGCAGGGCGCCTACTTCCTCCTGGACACGGAGCGCCTCGACGGCGCGGGCTTCCTGGAAGCCCTCCCCGGGGTGGAGCGGGTACACGCCGCCACCCTCGACGGCCATACCGAGATCCGCCTCCACCTGCGCGACGACGGTGCCATCGCCGAGGTGGTGGCCGCGCTCGCGCGCCGGGGGCGGCGCATCCTGCGGCTGCAGAAGGTGGAGCCCAGCCTGGAGGAGGCCTTCATCGCCCTGGTGGGCCGCCGGCTGGAGGAGGCGGACCAGCCGACGTGACGCCGCCGGCGGGCGAGCGGCGCCCGTGACGTCCGGCAGCGGACAGTCACCATGGCAGCGGCGGACAGTCACCATGGCAGCGGCGGACAGTTACCACGGCAGCGGAGGGCCGGTCACCACGACCGTGACGAGCGCGACGATCTCCGTCCCCCGCGTCGGCGGCCTGCGCCGCGCCCTCTACGCGGTGCGCGGGCGGGCCTACCCGCGCGTCGTGGGGGCGATGCGGGAGCCCTCCTGGCTCTTCTACGACATCGTCCTGCCCCTGCTTGGCGCGGTGGCCTTCGTCTTCGTCTACCGGGCCCTCGGCGCGCCGCCGCGCTTCACCGGCTACGTCATCATGGGCGGGGCCACGCTGGCCTTCTGGATGAACGTCATGTGGAACATGGCCGCCCAGTTCTACTGGGAGAAGCACCAGGGCAACCTGGAGCTCTACCTGGCCGCGCCCTGCGGGCTCGTGCCCATCCTGCTCGGGATGGCGGTGGGCGGGCTGCTGGGGACCTCGGTACGGGCGGTGGTGGTCGTGCTCACCGGGGCGCTCCTCTTCCAGGCGCCGCTGCCGGTGAGCTCCTGGCCGGCCTTTGCCGCCATCGTCCTCCTAGGCCTGGTGGCGCTCTACGGGCTGGGGATGGTCTTCAGCAGCCTCTTCCTCCTCTGGGGGAGGGAGGCCTGGCACACCGTGCAGCTGCTGCAGGAGCCGGTCTACCTGGTGAGCGGGTTCTACTTCCCGGTGCGCGCGCTCGGGCCATGGGTGGGGATGGTGGCGTCGCTCATCCCCATCACCCTGGCGCTGGACGGCCTGCGCCAGGTGATGTTCCCCGGCGTCCACCCTGCGCTGGCGCCGCTGGCGTGGGAGGTGGGCGGACTCGCCGTGCTGGCGGTGCTCTTCACCGCCCTGGCCCTGCGCGTGCTGCGGCTGATGGAGCTCCTGGCCCGGCGCGAGGGGCGCCTCTCCTTCCGCTGGTGATCATCCGCGGGCCGGCGAGATGACCCGTCCGGTGACGCGAGCCGTGGCAGCTCCGCCGCGCTCCAGGCTGGCCAGCGCCCTCCGTGCCGTGCGCATGGGCGCCTGGCTGGGCTGGCAGGTGCAGGCCAACTGGACCGACCCGCTCCTCTTCTTCATCTACTCCATCGCCAGGCCGCTCGGCGGCGCGCTCATCCTCGTCTTCATGTTTGCCGTCGTGGCCGGCGGTCGGCGCGGGCCCCTGCTCGACTTCTTCCTGGTGGGCGCGGCGCTGTGGCCCTACGTCGTCTGGACCATGCAGGGGCTCGGGTGGGCGGTGCTGGAGGAGCGCGAGCACTTCAAGATGATCCGCTACGTCTACACCGCGCCCATCCCGTTCTGGGCCTTCCTGGTCGGGCGCGGGCTGAGCATGACGCTCACCGGGCTCGCCCCCATGCTCATCACCCTGCTCCTCGGAGTGGTGGCGCTGGACCTGCCGCTCGTCTTCTCGCCCGAGCGCGCCGCCTACGCGCTCGCCGCCTTCCTCCTGGGCCTGGCCGGCCTCGTGGCCATGGGCCTCCTGCTCGTGGGAGTGGTCTTCCTCATCTCGGGCGAGGCCTGGCGGCTGCCCGAGGCGGTGGGGGCGGCGCTCTACCTGCTCTCGGGGGCGATCTTCCCGGTGACCGTCCTCCCGGGATGGCTGCAGGGTCCGGCCCGGGTCGTCCCGGTCACCTGGTGGCTGGAGGCGATGCGGCGGGCGCTGCTGCCCGCCGGCCACCCGCGCTCCTTCCCCGCCCTGGACGATGGTGCGGTGCTGGCGCTGCTCGGCCTGACCGTGGCGCTGGCCGCGCTCATGGGAGGGCTGGTCTACCAGGCCGGGCTCTGGAGCGCCCGGCGCCGCGGGATCCTGGACGCGGAGACGCACTACTGACGGCCGCTGCCTCCCACCGCTCCCGGGGCACTCTCCGGTGGCGCCGGCCCGAGGGCCCGTTCCAGCACCAGGTAAGTGGCGTCGTGCTCGTTCTCGGCGTCGCGGGGGTGGTGCTCGGCCCAGACCACCCGCCACGCTCCGGGATCCCAGGCCGGGAAGGTGGCGTCCCCCGCCGGAGCGGCGTGGACCCGGGTCAGGTAGAGGCGGTGCGCGTGGGGCAGGGCCACGGCGTAGACTTCCGCCCCCCCGAAGACGAAGACCTCACCCGCCCCCGCGGCCCGGGCCAGTGCCTCCTCCCAGGAGTGGACCACTTCCACGCCCTCGGCCGGATAGTCGGCGCGGCGGGTCAGGACGATGGTGCGCCGCTCGGGGAGCGGACGGCCCAGGCGGCGCAGGATGGCTTCGTGGGTCT of Armatimonadota bacterium contains these proteins:
- a CDS encoding ABC transporter ATP-binding protein; this encodes MALDRVSLEVQEGELFGLLGPNGAGKTTLIKVLVTLLLPTAGRALVDGFDVVRQAPQVRERISVVSGGEHSGYGLLTVREQLWMFAQFYGIPTRQALARIDELLAVVGLTEERDRKVQQLSTGMRQKMNLVRGLLPDPRILFLDEPTLGLDVEVARVIRAYVQQWPRERAGRTILLTTHYMAEAEELCDRIAIIHQGRIIACDTPAGLKRAAAQGAYFLLDTERLDGAGFLEALPGVERVHAATLDGHTEIRLHLRDDGAIAEVVAALARRGRRILRLQKVEPSLEEAFIALVGRRLEEADQPT
- a CDS encoding ABC transporter permease encodes the protein MAAADSYHGSGGPVTTTVTSATISVPRVGGLRRALYAVRGRAYPRVVGAMREPSWLFYDIVLPLLGAVAFVFVYRALGAPPRFTGYVIMGGATLAFWMNVMWNMAAQFYWEKHQGNLELYLAAPCGLVPILLGMAVGGLLGTSVRAVVVVLTGALLFQAPLPVSSWPAFAAIVLLGLVALYGLGMVFSSLFLLWGREAWHTVQLLQEPVYLVSGFYFPVRALGPWVGMVASLIPITLALDGLRQVMFPGVHPALAPLAWEVGGLAVLAVLFTALALRVLRLMELLARREGRLSFRW
- a CDS encoding ABC transporter permease, which codes for MAAPPRSRLASALRAVRMGAWLGWQVQANWTDPLLFFIYSIARPLGGALILVFMFAVVAGGRRGPLLDFFLVGAALWPYVVWTMQGLGWAVLEEREHFKMIRYVYTAPIPFWAFLVGRGLSMTLTGLAPMLITLLLGVVALDLPLVFSPERAAYALAAFLLGLAGLVAMGLLLVGVVFLISGEAWRLPEAVGAALYLLSGAIFPVTVLPGWLQGPARVVPVTWWLEAMRRALLPAGHPRSFPALDDGAVLALLGLTVALAALMGGLVYQAGLWSARRRGILDAETHY
- a CDS encoding dihydrofolate reductase; this encodes MRIAIVAAVADNGVIGRGGDLPWRLRTDLRRLRALTVGHTVILGRKTHEAILRRLGRPLPERRTIVLTRRADYPAEGVEVVHSWEEALARAAGAGEVFVFGGAEVYAVALPHAHRLYLTRVHAAPAGDATFPAWDPGAWRVVWAEHHPRDAENEHDATYLVLERALGPAPPESAPGAVGGSGRQ